A genomic stretch from Glaciecola nitratireducens FR1064 includes:
- a CDS encoding IclR family transcriptional regulator has translation MNNLTGMPRKTDGEVDRKFVEALARGLDILRAFNPGDGYLGNQEIAQRTGLAKSSISRLTYTLTRLGYLTYSKRLEKYQLGAGVLALGYAFVSNLAIRQVANPLMKELSIETGTSIGLADRDRLEMIYVDHSAPKDIVTFKKEIGDRIPMATTAAGRAYLVALSEEERDFFLRHFKDKLGDKFNAVKAGVEQAVQSYKEFGYCYSWGDWEPDTNAIAVPLKLTQGQIYVFNAGGPAFRLSKEFLSTEVAPQLKSMVRNIEATLIRF, from the coding sequence ATGAATAATCTGACCGGTATGCCAAGAAAAACCGATGGGGAAGTAGATCGTAAATTTGTCGAAGCCCTCGCCAGAGGACTAGATATATTGCGCGCATTTAATCCTGGGGACGGATATCTTGGCAATCAAGAAATCGCACAACGTACCGGATTGGCTAAATCTAGCATCTCTCGATTAACCTATACCCTAACAAGATTAGGCTACCTTACTTATTCGAAGCGCTTGGAAAAATATCAGCTTGGCGCTGGGGTATTGGCGTTAGGTTATGCGTTCGTGTCAAACCTTGCAATTCGCCAAGTAGCCAACCCCTTAATGAAAGAACTTTCAATTGAAACTGGCACATCGATAGGTCTCGCAGACAGAGATCGTTTAGAAATGATTTACGTTGATCATAGCGCGCCAAAAGACATCGTCACTTTTAAGAAAGAAATTGGTGATCGCATTCCAATGGCAACAACGGCAGCTGGCCGAGCTTATCTAGTGGCTTTATCAGAAGAAGAACGAGATTTCTTTCTGCGCCACTTCAAAGATAAACTGGGTGATAAATTCAATGCAGTTAAAGCCGGTGTCGAACAAGCTGTACAAAGCTATAAGGAATTTGGCTATTGCTATTCATGGGGAGATTGGGAGCCAGACACTAACGCCATCGCTGTTCCGTTGAAGCTTACGCAAGGCCAAATTTATGTGTTTAATGCCGGCGGACCGGCGTTCCGATTGTCGAAAGAGTTCTTAAGTACCGAAGTCGCGCCACAATTGAAGAGCATGGTGCGGAATATTGAAGCGACTTTGATTAGATTTTAG
- a CDS encoding LysR family transcriptional regulator, translating to MNLKRLEYFCYLASLGNFTKAAQAAGIAQPALTVAIQKLEQEVGLKLINRADKNSLLTAEGEVLHKLATQLLSQAKQVELELEELKDLERGTIRFGVSAMMGSYYFPKILTEFKQKYPQIKIHLVDQGTAALEKMLLNSELDLALIRGDLENPQLRYSELINEEVVAGMANSNPLASEQTVSLAQFCQQPLVLFHEGYFLREVVSRYSKKQQVALDVRMETNLIELQKSLVRNGVGITTCLSRILQNEHQMTSIPFEPKIEFTLSLAWKKNHYLSKASKAFMTYLSSTIQHSDL from the coding sequence ATGAACTTGAAGCGTCTTGAATATTTTTGCTATTTGGCCTCGCTCGGTAACTTTACAAAGGCCGCGCAAGCCGCCGGCATTGCGCAACCGGCTTTAACTGTCGCTATTCAAAAGTTAGAACAAGAAGTAGGACTAAAGTTAATTAATCGCGCAGACAAAAACTCCTTACTAACCGCTGAAGGTGAAGTCCTTCATAAATTGGCAACGCAATTGCTGAGCCAAGCGAAACAAGTTGAACTAGAGTTAGAAGAGCTGAAAGATTTGGAGCGAGGCACTATTCGTTTTGGCGTTTCCGCTATGATGGGCTCGTATTATTTTCCTAAAATATTGACTGAGTTTAAGCAAAAATATCCCCAAATAAAGATCCACTTAGTGGACCAAGGTACAGCAGCGCTGGAGAAAATGCTGCTCAACAGCGAACTAGATTTAGCGCTAATAAGAGGGGACTTAGAAAACCCGCAACTGCGCTACAGTGAACTTATCAATGAAGAAGTCGTGGCGGGTATGGCCAACTCAAATCCGCTAGCATCAGAGCAGACTGTGTCGCTAGCACAGTTTTGCCAGCAACCACTTGTGTTATTTCATGAAGGTTATTTCTTACGTGAAGTAGTGAGCCGCTATTCAAAAAAACAGCAAGTGGCACTGGATGTGCGAATGGAGACAAATCTTATCGAACTGCAAAAGTCATTAGTTCGCAATGGCGTGGGTATTACGACCTGTTTATCGCGTATTTTACAAAATGAACATCAGATGACTTCCATCCCCTTTGAGCCAAAGATTGAATTTACCTTGAGTTTGGCGTGGAAGAAAAATCACTATCTTTCAAAGGCCAGTAAAGCGTTCATGACTTATTTAAGCTCAACGATTCAACATTCCGACCTCTAG
- a CDS encoding acyl-CoA dehydrogenase: protein MSESLAPFSWHDPMLLDNQLSEDERMIRDTAHDYCQQKLMPRVLEANRHEHFHREIMNELGELGLLGATLPAQYGGSEVNYVSYGLIAREVERVDSGYRSAMSVQSSLVMHPIYTYGSEEQRMKYLPKLATGEWVGCFGLTEPNSGSDPASMTTHAKKVDGGYRVTGNKMWITNSPIADVFVVWAKLEGKIRGFVLEKGMEGLSAPKIEGKFSLRASITGEIVMDNVFVPDANMFPEIKGLAGPFGCLNKARYGIAWGSIGAAEFCFNAARTYTLDREQFGRPLAANQLIQKKLADMQTEIALGLQGCLQMGRLMDAGKCPVELISLMKRNNCGKSLDIARVARDMHGGNGISDEYGVIRHVMNLEAVNTYEGTHDVHALILGRAITDIQAFY, encoded by the coding sequence ATGAGCGAATCTTTAGCGCCTTTTAGCTGGCATGACCCCATGTTATTGGATAATCAATTAAGTGAAGACGAGCGCATGATCCGCGATACCGCTCACGATTATTGCCAACAAAAATTGATGCCAAGAGTGCTTGAAGCGAATAGACACGAGCACTTTCATCGCGAAATCATGAACGAGCTTGGTGAGCTAGGGTTGCTGGGTGCTACTTTGCCTGCTCAATACGGTGGCAGTGAAGTTAATTACGTTAGCTATGGTTTGATTGCGCGAGAAGTGGAACGCGTCGACAGTGGCTATCGCAGCGCAATGAGTGTGCAGTCCTCACTGGTTATGCATCCTATCTATACATACGGCAGTGAAGAGCAACGCATGAAGTACTTACCTAAACTTGCAACAGGCGAGTGGGTGGGTTGTTTTGGATTAACTGAACCTAACTCAGGCAGCGATCCGGCTTCAATGACGACTCATGCCAAGAAAGTAGATGGCGGCTATCGCGTTACCGGCAATAAAATGTGGATAACAAACTCACCGATTGCCGATGTTTTTGTTGTATGGGCAAAGCTTGAAGGCAAAATTCGAGGTTTCGTCCTTGAGAAAGGGATGGAAGGTTTATCCGCTCCCAAAATTGAAGGTAAATTTTCCTTGCGCGCTTCAATCACGGGCGAGATTGTGATGGATAATGTGTTTGTGCCCGACGCCAACATGTTTCCTGAGATTAAAGGGTTGGCTGGGCCTTTTGGCTGCCTGAACAAAGCCCGTTACGGTATTGCTTGGGGCTCAATAGGCGCAGCAGAGTTTTGCTTCAATGCCGCGAGAACCTACACTCTTGATCGTGAACAATTTGGTCGCCCTTTAGCCGCAAATCAATTAATTCAAAAGAAACTGGCTGACATGCAAACTGAGATTGCGCTTGGACTACAAGGCTGTTTGCAAATGGGGCGCCTGATGGATGCAGGTAAATGTCCGGTTGAATTAATTTCTTTAATGAAACGCAATAATTGTGGCAAGTCGCTTGATATTGCGCGCGTTGCTCGTGATATGCATGGCGGTAACGGTATCAGCGATGAATATGGCGTCATTCGTCATGTAATGAATCTTGAAGCCGTCAACACATATGAAGGTACGCATGATGTTCATGCGTTAATTTTAGGCCGTGCGATTACGGATATTCAGGCTTTCTACTAG
- a CDS encoding GGDEF domain-containing protein gives MSKNNRKVDIVDSLAEITSYQNRDLLEQSLVKTIYELFPSADQRLFSIDQHEDSITIHLISKMGNDNQLSAVHVDYENRQKAALRLMFEKVINSGKAEYFENSDESLFESFYPVLDANNRVFAVLQSTSRVKQLKEEPLFTGILKVYSNYVNLLDKSQKDKLTGLFNRETLDQKILTILREPHKPLKQEALFSSLNKENRNKQSMKTFLAVIDIDHFKSINDRFGHLYGDEILVLVAQFMTKNFTRIDDLVYRYGGEEFVILINVDSNQQAQQAFERLRINIENHEFPQVGQVTVSIGYEEILGQSSSQEVIAAADSALYYAKQTGRNKTEYYQALVEQGVVKPSHIIESEDAILF, from the coding sequence ATGAGTAAAAATAATAGAAAAGTCGATATTGTCGATAGCCTAGCGGAAATCACGAGCTACCAAAATAGAGATCTACTAGAGCAAAGTTTAGTAAAGACGATATATGAGCTTTTTCCCAGTGCTGATCAGCGTTTATTTAGTATTGATCAGCATGAAGACAGTATTACGATACACCTAATTTCAAAAATGGGAAATGACAACCAACTTTCAGCAGTACACGTGGATTATGAAAATCGTCAAAAAGCCGCTTTACGTCTCATGTTCGAAAAGGTAATAAACTCAGGAAAGGCGGAATACTTTGAGAACAGCGATGAATCATTGTTCGAGAGTTTCTATCCTGTATTAGATGCAAATAATCGAGTATTTGCCGTATTACAATCTACCTCGCGAGTAAAACAGCTTAAAGAGGAACCCTTATTTACTGGTATTTTAAAGGTTTATTCCAATTACGTGAACCTTCTAGATAAATCACAAAAAGATAAATTGACGGGACTCTTTAACAGGGAAACCCTAGACCAAAAAATACTCACTATTCTACGAGAGCCTCATAAGCCATTAAAACAAGAAGCTTTATTCAGCTCATTGAATAAAGAAAATCGTAATAAACAATCAATGAAAACCTTTCTTGCGGTTATTGATATAGATCATTTCAAATCAATAAATGACCGTTTTGGTCATTTATACGGAGACGAAATTCTGGTGTTAGTCGCTCAATTTATGACTAAAAACTTTACTCGAATCGATGATTTAGTCTATCGCTATGGCGGTGAGGAATTCGTTATTTTAATTAATGTGGATAGTAATCAACAAGCTCAGCAAGCTTTTGAACGTTTACGTATCAATATTGAAAATCATGAATTTCCTCAAGTAGGACAAGTAACGGTGAGCATTGGTTACGAAGAAATATTAGGACAAAGCTCGTCGCAAGAAGTCATTGCAGCTGCCGATAGCGCTTTGTACTATGCAAAACAAACAGGGCGTAATAAAACAGAGTATTACCAAGCACTTGTCGAACAAGGTGTAGTCAAACCTAGTCATATAATAGAATCTGAAGATGCGATTCTGTTTTAA
- a CDS encoding gamma-glutamyl-gamma-aminobutyrate hydrolase family protein, with product MSQSKPLIAVTGPRKRISIGWWAIRFNLWLTGLRGVYLYPGGASLKQSISGLIISGGDDIHPEHYGEPEKETSRYDPARDKLEMDMLEQYLDSGIPILGICRGSQLLNIVAKGSLYADIRPDRKKTPNKYTAFPVKDVDVSADSQLGECVTPKHFTVNSLHNQAIKKLGEDFIVTARDADGFVQAIEHKDRFIVGVQWHPEYLPYLSSQREIFRCFARAVRKSHKSQ from the coding sequence ATGAGCCAATCCAAACCATTAATTGCGGTGACCGGCCCAAGAAAACGGATTTCTATTGGGTGGTGGGCTATTCGCTTTAACCTTTGGCTTACTGGTTTGCGTGGCGTCTATTTATATCCTGGAGGAGCATCGTTGAAACAGTCCATTAGTGGACTCATTATCAGCGGTGGTGACGACATTCATCCTGAACATTATGGCGAGCCCGAAAAGGAAACAAGTCGTTACGACCCTGCTCGCGATAAACTTGAAATGGACATGCTTGAGCAATATCTCGACTCTGGCATTCCAATTTTAGGCATATGTCGCGGCTCTCAGTTATTAAATATCGTTGCGAAAGGTTCATTGTATGCTGACATTCGACCAGACCGTAAAAAAACGCCAAACAAATACACAGCCTTTCCTGTTAAAGATGTAGACGTATCGGCTGACAGTCAGCTTGGTGAGTGCGTTACTCCTAAACACTTTACGGTCAACAGTTTGCATAACCAAGCGATAAAGAAGTTAGGAGAAGATTTTATTGTTACAGCAAGAGATGCTGATGGCTTTGTGCAGGCTATTGAGCACAAAGACCGCTTTATTGTTGGCGTGCAGTGGCATCCTGAGTATTTGCCGTATTTGTCGTCGCAAAGGGAGATATTTCGTTGTTTTGCAAGGGCAGTACGTAAAAGTCATAAATCGCAATAG
- a CDS encoding amidoligase family protein, whose protein sequence is MSTTKLQNWIPPRNKNFEGKERRVGVELEFSGCEPEQILECITDVFGGDVNKHSIFNYQVKETSVGDFTLELDAQILQRMVAPNDEETLQNSDANYAETLLKSAAESLVPWEVVTPPISVSRLSELNALVTCLRKRGALGTRSAARYAFGLHLNPDLPDLSADTLVQYMQAYLCLYDWIYANEEIDVARKITPYINHFDKDYILKVVDTQYQPDLDTFIEDYLTHNPTRNRSLDLLPLIAHIDEKWVADHKEKALIKSRPTFHYRLPNCDIDNSDWSLAHPWSLWLRVEQLANNNQLLETFVEEFREDYQRFTRAIDNKWVARCDQLLERLDSESHS, encoded by the coding sequence TTGAGCACAACGAAACTACAGAACTGGATACCACCACGCAACAAGAATTTTGAGGGTAAAGAGCGCCGAGTTGGTGTAGAACTTGAGTTTTCAGGGTGTGAGCCAGAACAAATTTTGGAATGCATTACCGACGTCTTTGGTGGCGATGTTAATAAACACTCAATTTTTAACTACCAAGTAAAAGAGACTAGTGTGGGCGATTTCACACTTGAACTAGATGCTCAAATCCTACAAAGAATGGTTGCACCTAATGACGAAGAAACCTTGCAAAATAGCGACGCTAACTACGCTGAAACACTGTTAAAATCTGCCGCGGAAAGCCTCGTTCCATGGGAAGTCGTTACACCTCCGATTTCTGTGAGCCGATTGTCAGAGTTAAACGCCTTAGTTACCTGTTTACGTAAACGAGGGGCGTTGGGCACCCGTAGTGCCGCGCGCTATGCATTTGGTTTACATTTAAACCCTGATTTGCCTGATTTAAGCGCAGATACCTTAGTGCAGTATATGCAGGCCTATTTGTGTCTTTACGATTGGATATACGCTAATGAAGAAATAGACGTAGCGAGAAAAATTACGCCCTACATTAACCATTTCGATAAAGACTATATCTTGAAAGTTGTCGACACTCAGTATCAACCCGATCTGGATACGTTTATAGAAGATTACCTTACGCATAATCCGACACGCAATCGCAGTCTCGATCTGTTGCCACTCATTGCTCACATAGATGAAAAATGGGTTGCAGATCACAAAGAAAAAGCACTAATAAAATCGCGCCCCACATTTCATTACCGCTTACCCAACTGTGATATAGATAACTCGGACTGGAGCTTAGCTCACCCATGGTCGCTATGGCTTAGGGTAGAACAGTTGGCAAACAATAATCAGCTTCTTGAAACTTTTGTTGAAGAGTTTCGCGAAGACTATCAACGTTTTACTCGTGCTATCGACAATAAGTGGGTTGCTCGGTGCGATCAATTGCTCGAGCGCCTAGATTCAGAAAGTCATTCATAA
- a CDS encoding PPK2 family polyphosphate kinase → MIDTEPHHISPGSVIDLHDISTRENGGLKKKEGKKAIHKLSKRLVTLQELLYAQKKNSLLVIFQAMDAGGKDSTTRRVFSPLDPSGVQVKSFKSPTQREQLQDFLWRIHHHAPRKGFISIFNRSQYEDVVAARVRKLQPPAIWQGRFEHINAFEQLLTSDGTVVLKFFLHISKGYQKERLQRRLDRPDKHWKFAPSDLKDREHWDDYMQAYSEAFERCSTNAAPWYVVPAERRWYRDLIVLQTIVNALESLQMSYPKADFDASAIEII, encoded by the coding sequence ATGATTGATACAGAACCCCACCATATTTCACCTGGGAGCGTAATTGATCTGCACGATATTTCCACTCGAGAAAACGGCGGTCTTAAGAAAAAAGAAGGTAAAAAGGCAATTCATAAGCTCTCCAAGCGCTTGGTCACTCTTCAAGAATTGCTTTATGCGCAGAAGAAAAACAGTCTGTTGGTTATCTTTCAAGCGATGGACGCAGGCGGCAAGGACTCCACAACCCGACGTGTATTTTCTCCTCTCGATCCTTCAGGCGTGCAGGTCAAGAGCTTTAAGAGCCCCACTCAAAGAGAACAACTTCAAGACTTCCTATGGCGTATCCACCATCATGCTCCCCGCAAAGGGTTTATCTCAATATTCAACCGTTCTCAATATGAAGATGTCGTGGCTGCGCGCGTGAGAAAACTTCAGCCTCCAGCTATATGGCAAGGCCGGTTTGAACACATAAACGCATTTGAACAATTGCTGACGAGCGACGGCACAGTTGTACTTAAGTTTTTCTTACACATATCCAAAGGCTACCAGAAAGAACGATTACAACGCCGCCTGGATCGACCCGACAAACATTGGAAATTCGCACCAAGTGACCTTAAAGATCGCGAGCATTGGGATGACTACATGCAGGCATACAGTGAGGCCTTCGAGCGTTGTTCGACCAACGCCGCTCCATGGTATGTCGTGCCTGCTGAACGAAGATGGTATCGCGATCTGATTGTGCTACAAACCATTGTCAATGCGCTTGAATCGCTGCAAATGAGTTATCCGAAAGCGGACTTTGATGCGAGTGCTATTGAGATTATTTAA
- a CDS encoding endonuclease/exonuclease/phosphatase family protein: MLLLISLLTLIILTVTVLPILHNAHWTIRGFDFPRLQLAILAAFLLLAQIVYLDFTMLTSWLLCSIVFLCCCYHLWWILPYTKLWPAEVLATKDNAVERQLSIITANVLMPNRDAHKLIELVHLHQPDVLVTLESNQWWQDQLDALKADMPYTINCPLDNLYGMHVYSRLPLDEVDISFLVEDDIPSMHALLKLRTNDWVRVHFLHPAPPSPTENEESSERDAELVIVARSVASSKQPTIVTGDLNDVAWSRTTRLFRKLSGLLDPRIGRGMFNTFHASYPFLRWPLDHLFHSEHFTMHSIQRLPSIGSDHFSLLTKLSFTPKKVVEQSGLEADNEEKAFATKITEDQKVSKLDVPAPGE; this comes from the coding sequence ATGCTGCTGCTAATATCACTGTTAACCTTAATCATCTTAACAGTGACGGTTTTACCTATTCTTCATAACGCACATTGGACTATTCGTGGTTTTGATTTTCCTCGCCTGCAGCTGGCAATACTTGCCGCATTTCTATTATTAGCACAGATTGTTTATCTTGATTTCACAATGCTGACGTCTTGGTTATTGTGCTCGATTGTATTTCTTTGCTGCTGTTACCACCTATGGTGGATATTGCCCTATACCAAACTTTGGCCAGCAGAAGTATTGGCGACAAAAGACAATGCTGTCGAGCGCCAATTGAGCATCATTACAGCAAATGTGTTGATGCCGAATCGTGATGCACACAAACTGATTGAGTTGGTGCATTTGCATCAGCCTGATGTTCTGGTGACATTAGAGTCCAACCAATGGTGGCAAGATCAATTAGACGCGCTGAAAGCCGACATGCCTTATACCATCAACTGTCCTTTGGATAATTTGTATGGAATGCATGTGTATTCTCGATTACCGCTTGATGAAGTAGATATCTCTTTTTTAGTGGAAGATGATATTCCATCAATGCACGCTTTATTGAAGTTGCGCACGAATGATTGGGTAAGAGTGCACTTTCTTCATCCCGCGCCGCCTAGCCCCACGGAAAACGAGGAGTCTTCAGAGCGGGATGCTGAGCTAGTTATTGTTGCGCGCAGTGTGGCGAGCAGTAAGCAGCCGACTATTGTTACCGGTGATCTTAATGATGTTGCATGGTCACGCACCACTCGGCTTTTTCGAAAACTCAGTGGTTTACTTGACCCTCGAATAGGCAGAGGAATGTTCAACACGTTCCACGCAAGCTATCCATTTTTGCGTTGGCCACTTGACCATCTATTTCACAGTGAGCATTTCACTATGCACTCCATTCAGCGGCTCCCCTCAATTGGATCCGATCACTTTTCACTGCTAACGAAGCTATCCTTTACACCAAAAAAGGTAGTAGAGCAGAGCGGTTTAGAGGCGGATAATGAAGAAAAAGCGTTTGCTACCAAAATCACTGAAGATCAAAAGGTAAGCAAACTAGATGTGCCAGCGCCTGGTGAATAA
- a CDS encoding HAD family acid phosphatase, translated as MNSLYKSLTLALTVSFLSACGSSPYSDSAQHIAGSNLQVAVKENSKSVSTPSHLLNVATWNVEHLAYPIDQGCRPRDENELNAMRAYAQKLDADVVALQEVASKEAVHLLFPEAEWQVIMSARPDSKAYDCRGSGYKSTQQKTAIAVKKDLRISAVEQNEVLALGRPGLRFGLGISLETPVGVVEILNLHLKSGCFVDDYLKSDSQSCENLSEQAEILYDWIEQRETASTPYIILGDFNHRISAPYNRMTQSILAKSKSASSPIRIVTQAIIGCHPRYPAPIDHIIVGGLASDSVTFSPLTHYYEDMSEDAMLSDHCATSVDILQARYPLSSSVKWQVTSKEYELITRAIYQQASTKLMNKSLPTGPWVAVMDLDETVLNNSQYQVNLDTFGQTYSSLTWNDWIKGEKATLVPGAKQFIETVLAQGGKLVFVTNREKALDAYTWSNMLALGLPINEKNTCLMGRSSVDVDAVKKPKYANDKDLRREKIALGTPDCFSTQSLMPSEWKTAHTIVIQVGDNIEDINDTTQEDAIVDSILTRWGESVIILPNPMYGSWN; from the coding sequence ATGAATAGTCTCTACAAATCGCTAACACTCGCATTAACCGTCAGTTTTTTAAGCGCATGTGGCTCATCTCCGTATTCGGACTCAGCTCAGCATATCGCTGGCTCAAATCTTCAAGTCGCAGTTAAAGAAAACTCAAAAAGTGTAAGCACACCAAGCCACTTGCTAAACGTTGCCACTTGGAACGTTGAGCATTTGGCCTACCCAATCGATCAAGGCTGCAGACCACGGGACGAAAATGAATTAAACGCTATGCGAGCGTACGCTCAAAAATTGGATGCCGACGTCGTTGCACTGCAAGAAGTTGCTTCAAAAGAAGCCGTTCACCTACTTTTTCCCGAAGCCGAGTGGCAAGTTATCATGTCCGCAAGACCTGACAGCAAGGCTTACGACTGTCGTGGTTCAGGATATAAATCCACTCAGCAAAAAACAGCTATAGCGGTAAAGAAAGACCTAAGAATTTCTGCAGTTGAACAAAATGAAGTACTTGCGCTAGGTCGACCAGGACTTCGATTTGGTTTAGGCATATCCCTTGAAACCCCTGTTGGCGTTGTCGAAATCCTTAATTTACATTTAAAAAGTGGTTGTTTTGTCGACGACTATTTAAAGAGTGACTCCCAATCCTGCGAAAACCTTAGCGAACAAGCCGAAATTTTGTATGACTGGATAGAGCAACGCGAGACTGCATCGACTCCTTACATTATTTTAGGAGACTTTAACCACCGCATTTCAGCGCCATACAATAGAATGACGCAATCCATACTCGCAAAATCAAAAAGTGCCTCTTCGCCAATCCGCATAGTGACGCAAGCTATTATCGGTTGTCACCCACGTTATCCGGCGCCAATAGACCATATTATTGTTGGTGGATTAGCATCAGACAGCGTAACTTTTAGTCCGTTAACTCATTACTATGAGGATATGAGTGAAGACGCGATGTTGAGCGATCATTGCGCCACATCAGTAGACATTTTGCAGGCTCGATACCCTTTATCCTCGTCAGTGAAATGGCAAGTGACTAGCAAGGAGTATGAGCTTATTACACGCGCTATTTATCAACAAGCCAGTACCAAACTAATGAATAAAAGCCTTCCAACCGGACCTTGGGTTGCTGTCATGGATTTAGATGAAACGGTGTTAAACAACAGCCAATACCAAGTTAATTTAGATACGTTTGGTCAAACGTATTCATCGTTAACATGGAACGACTGGATTAAAGGTGAGAAGGCAACATTAGTGCCTGGTGCTAAGCAGTTTATTGAGACTGTTTTGGCACAAGGCGGAAAATTGGTTTTTGTGACTAATCGGGAAAAAGCGCTAGATGCTTACACTTGGTCTAATATGCTTGCATTAGGATTGCCGATTAACGAGAAAAACACCTGCCTGATGGGCCGTTCAAGCGTCGATGTTGATGCAGTCAAAAAACCGAAATATGCGAATGATAAAGACTTACGACGTGAAAAAATTGCCCTTGGTACTCCTGACTGCTTTTCAACTCAAAGCTTAATGCCATCTGAATGGAAAACAGCGCACACTATCGTAATACAGGTGGGTGATAACATTGAAGATATCAACGATACCACCCAGGAGGATGCTATCGTCGACAGCATATTAACGCGTTGGGGAGAGAGCGTTATTATATTGCCTAACCCCATGTATGGCTCTTGGAACTAA